The genomic segment ATGAGCTCAGCTGGATGTGTGTTATTTTCTAATtatctaaaagaaaaacaggactGAAGCAGGACTGTGAGTGTGAATCACACAGATGGTTTATTGTCttgattttcaaaaataaaatttggtcTACGCAGCAAACCCTCATTTAAAAGAATATATAATTTGATAAACTGAAGCTGTGCTGTCAAACTGCAAAGCTTCTGCAAAGTCTCAGACAGAACAATGTGAAAGGATACTGTTTGGCAACAGTGTGACGTTGGCTAAGGTGATCTGACCGTTGCGTATGGATAGTGCAGTTGGCTGCAGCTTCACTCCACCAGGCCAAGTCTGACTCATCGCTGCTCTCACTGCAGCATTCCACTGTCTCACTCATCACAGTGTCCATTATCTCAATGAGCATTCCACATACAATCTGTATTGACTGCCTTGCTGTGTACATCAGCGCTGTCCTTATCTCAGCGCAAACTCTCAGCTACATTTAAGCAGGAAGTTTGTAGAGATGCATGTCTGAACAGAAAAACTTAGAGAATGTGAGAATACCAGTTTCAAAGTAAATAAGCAGCCATTTACTCAGTCAccatggtttgtttgtttgacctgTCTCACTGGGTGTCTATATTTAGCATGAATACATGtccaaacaaaagaaaccactGGCCAGTCAgttgttttctctttaattttcatttgtgcaaagcaaaaaagtaaatttaCAGCAGTTCACTCGAAACCTTTTCAATTACAAAGTATATATGAGTACATATACATTCAGTGTAGCTGCATAGATAGCAAATATTATCACTGTGAGTCACATGATAGTGTAGTTGTGGGTGCTATCACAGAgcacaatgtgttttttaacaaaaaaaataagtgaattacattaacacaatgtacagtatcAAGAATGATAAGTTTGTCATTCTTTATATTTGGATAATTTGGATTTTAGCATGACCCTCTATATTTTAGTTAGTGATTATTACAAACATGAAATTACAAGTATAAACAGATGTGAGGGTGTTTGTTAGTTCACTACTGGgaacaaattacaattttattGGAAGAACcaattaaatcaaaattttaGTGTTTAGTGTACATGATACTGAAGGTGAAATAATTATGGAATGTACTGTAGTTACAGATCCCGGTGTCCATTTTTtctataacaaatataaaaaaatcatgGAAAAGGACATAAGAATTGAGATAGAAAAAGCATGTAGTGAAAGGTCAGGGCAAATGATGCATTTcaaaaatgaaagacaaaattaatacaaattcaGGTTAGGTAGAAGAGCCACTGAATGGTATTGAAAGAAAGAATATGTGCTAAAGTAAATACTACTGCCTCAGGAAGGATGTACCAGTAaccttttaaattttattcagtATAATCCACTGCACATTATGCTGGTGCATCCCTAGTCCCATTGTAtctcaaaataaatttaaaactaTACATTAAGCACATTCCAAAGGAAATATAACAATGAAATTCActttcatgtaaaataaaactaacattTCAACAACTTAGAGTCACAGTTCAACAACATGCAAatgtttaaacatgaaaatacacaagtacatacattgtttttctttctcggGTCCTCAGATCAAAAGTGCCACAGTAGACATTCAAACACCTCTGGATGGTTCCAGTATCAGGTGACTGGTGTAGGGGTCAGTTTAGTTTTATGATCCAGTTCAGCTATGTGTTCACTGTATATCACTGTGTAGCTATTCTCACAAGAAGTATGAGGTAATACCTTCTGTACACTTCACAATAGTCACATATTCAATTTGGTGGCTTCGACTTAGCTCACAGGTAAACAGGGATGTATAAATCAGCTACAGCTTAACAGGAATGAACATGGAAATGCACATCAGCCTTTATGGTGGCTGCACAGCTTTCATTTGTAGCAGCACAGTCACACAGTACAGTTAAAGGTGTGTTTTTAAGCTACATTTCTTCATGTATCTTTCCACAGTAACTATGAATTATACATTTTGTGGCAAACAAGGATCAAATAAAGTGTTTCCAAGCAGTATTGTAACTCGGCATAGCAGGCCCGTcgagctttggatttctccacatatTCTGCATGAGGTTGTACTAAGAGTGATactcagcatttaaaaaaacatttttttcttttagtctttTCAAAACCAGaaatacaagagcaaaagtgttaGGAATGCATTAAACAGTGTCACTGTCTAAACAGCAAttgttagcatgtccagctaactagcttactacctaacTTACACTGGTAACGAAGCCTTACTTCCAAGGCAATAGAGCATATCATTAGCTAAATACATTAGCTTGTGGggttacataaaaaaagaatactTCACAACTAGCACATCaactgtgtagtatttccccactgttCGGAAGCTGATCttggatgctatcagagttttgcgttagcggctctgtcctgctcttgtTGGATTTGGGGAAGCAACACTCCCAACTCCATGTCCCATTACCAAATGAAGCGTTGCATTTGCCAAACACatcatcattttctttcttaacATTAAAAGttatactgtttgaaaatacgaACAAATATATAAGATAAGCAGCCAAACAAATTAATGTTAGAAAGAAAAACTTATCTTATATTTTTACTTCATACTATCATACTTACAATACTAGGACTAACTGGCTCAACTCTGCAATACAATAACAATGCTGctcatttatttcttcttatACATGGATCATTAACTTGTGaagatgctgactttttgcctggggtATTTGGCTTTAGATTCATATCATGTATGTAGTATGgtgatatcatgtatgtagtcatcaagtgcatatttaagaccccttTTTTCAGGAGTTCTTGTATTAAACAAGTTaattggaaacattaaaaagacagCCGGAGACATCATTTTCAAAGAACTCATGGCGCTTACGTTAGCTTAACTAGCTAGccacagctgataaaatctgctagtgACAGTTGTCATTACCATCATCTACCACTGTCTGACATTaaggacccattgtttaaaaaaaaaatacaaaaaaaataaatgaaaagcttGAAAGGGGTAGCAACACTAAATGAGGGGTTGGGCTTAGCGAAAGGTTAAGTTTAGTCTGTTCTTCACTGGGTACTGCACCCTTCCAATATGGCAAACatgatgggggggaaaaaaaaaattgaaaatgatttCTAGTATGGAAAGCTTTGCTGTAATTGTTATAGCAAGTCTAATAGGCACCGCTACACTAGCGGTGAGCTGAAAAGCTAGCTTGTGGTCACTTGTATCAATTAGAGTGGAAGGAGGAATGCTAATCATGCCAACAAACTTTTGACCAAAATGAGAGgggtgaaaataaacaaaaagtttAAATATCCAGGTCTCATTTAAAGTGAAGGCTGTCTTGGCAGCATATGACGaatatgtgtctctgtgtacaATAGCATAGTTCTTGAGTGTTTGGTGCACTTACAATGACTTGATGGAGTGAGGTAGAATTGAGCATGTCTCAGGATGTTTGGATGAGAGACAGCAGGACAAATTAGTCATAGTAATCACTCTGACCATCTCTTATTTTAAACAATTATCCCACTGCATAGCAGAAAGCCTAAAAGCTGAACCTATGAGGTAAGCCTGATGCACACAGGGCACAGTGCTTCACTGTTCCAGTGCTGAATTCCTTTGTTAAAAGTGCATTAAGTAAGACTTTCACCACGCTAGAGCAGACAATGGCCATAATATgtggccagtgtgtgtgtgggtttgacAAGGTGATTAACACCAATGACTCAGCTCTCAGTAGCAGAAAGGTCTTGTTCAAGCCATATTTTACTAAATACCCCTTTATCAAAATTACTGTACAGCTGTCCAGCtacaatttaattaaataagtaATCTATGCAAAATTCAGCTGTGCAGTATGATGAGGCAACTTGGCAGTAGGCACTTGCACCAAAAAACCAGTGACATCACCAAAGAATCCATTACCACAATATGGAACCATTGCCATGTGTACTGTGTGATGCTTTCTTCAATGCAGTGAtaatatataaaagtaaaaaaacaacaagatggTCAGTTAGCTCCCTAGTGTCCAATAGAGAGCAACAATTCCCCAGGTTTTTAGAGCATGGCTGGAATGTCTTTTTGGCTAAATCAGACAATGCAGATGTTAATACCCAATGCATAAACTACACAACAAGATGTGGATCTACTTGTCACAGTGATCCATAATAATACCATAAACCCACCGAACATCTGTCAGTAAAAAAACAGGTTGAGCAAATTCACAGCTCATCAGTGTAACTGCATTATTAGTTAGGAAGTCACAAAGAACCAGACCTAATTATAATGGAACTACCTGAAGTTTGATGACTTCGATTTTGACTTGGTGGAGTTTAACCAGCCACCCAGAAAAAGGAACCTCAACTATTCACATTACTTAAAATGCAACATAACTGTATTTGCCCTGGCctggaaaaaaaagtcaaatataaccatttaaaaaagaaaatcaaacaaacagcaaatgtGTAATATCTAGAGGTGTAGACATCAATCTGACCTGAAGATCAAGTCATGATTTCACCAGCCAACAAGTCGGCCCATCAGTTAGGGCCAGGTTACTGGCACATTGAgatctatatataatatacatagtTAGCAACTGGCTGCTTCAGTAAGCAGGAATCTACTAAGAGTAGTTCACATTTTGGTTCTTTCCAACAGAGCATTTCCATAAGGGAATgatcaatacatatacattgaTGCAATGTTAACATTTCCAATCTAGCTGTAACCAAAATCCACCTCTCTCCTGCCTCGTGTTAGTGATATGGTTCAAACAAGGAAGAAGCAGAGAGCAGTTCTGACCAGTGATGAATGTTAGTACAAgtcaatgttttttcttttttttggctCAGGGAGTTATGCAGTGTAAACTTTGAGCTGCAATGGATTGTGTACTTTAAGCACCTAGCCATGAGATAAAGTTTTGGCTTTGGCCAACACAACACCAACAGTAGCCAGCAAATCTTCTACAACTGCAAGGAGTGTAAGTAAAGCGCGGATCGTGGAATCTTCATCAGCCTATATGTCCTCCTCCTGCCTTTGGCTGAACGTGttgtcaatccatccaatcatttcaCTCCATTAGACAGCCCAGATCTTCTTCTGCTGGAAGTAGGCATCAAATCTGGCCAGGGCGTACTCCTACAACACAGCcaagttacattacattaatatatatatatatacacaaattctgtatatacagtatacatactcACACAAGCACAATTCTGAATATCAtcaaattctcaaataaaacattgaGGGTTGTGGAATTATATATACTCTAATAATTCACATGATGAATTCAgattaatgtacatttccataCCACTCATTTCATCAGTACAACAGAGTCACATCACTTTGTTgcttcaagttttttttttaaagatcacAAATTATTTCCAGTTGCTCCCACTTTGCCGcctttttaaatcactgttaAGCTACCGTAGATGAAACTggacttcctgcagatgtttcacagtAACAGCCTACCAGGAAAGGAAGGGATATGCCCTATGAGCCACgggaaggcttttaatgtgaaacatcagtgcaggaagtgttgagtttcatttaCTTAGAAGCTTAACAGAAatcaaaaaaatgacaaagtgGAAGCAATTGGAAaaaatgagtgaatgaaaacCTTAAAGTCAGAGAAGCATGACTGTTGTTGTTTAACCCCTTCACATCCAGTTTAAAAAATCATCTTGTTGTACACTGTCTGACATTATCACATACAATCTATACCGACTTGCTGTATGATGTTTATACCAAGtcaatattcaaacccaagactacatgttttttttactgctgcatcattccatcaaatggaaatattctagattGTGCATTAGTTTTTGCAAATTTCCCCAAAAAGGAGCCTTACATATTTGTACTAAAATTTTAAGTTTTGTGGTTTAACCAATGTTTGTCTGCACAGTAGGAGTTTGCACTGAAAGTTTAAGAGGATAaaaatgtcatggaaatgtagattatcctgaatttatcaagacaacaggtaaacatgggaagtgttgtgtttgtattaACGGCAGCATCAAGAGAGATGCTTCTtattaaaatacaatgaaatatatttataaaacaggaaaagtgCAGTTGAGGTAACTAAAGGCTGTGGCTATTTAGAAGTAACAGTATGCAAAACAATTTCCAGCAGGGTTTGTTTACTTGTAGTGGTGCGTATACAGCATAATGAGTGCATTCAAATTTAATCAGAGCATTATATTAATTAAGAATGCAGACATAGGTTACTTTATGGAAAGTATGAGTTTATTTTTGCCTGTATTCATCCTATGATCGGGTTATAATACCATACAATGCACATTAATTGAGGTGTTACTCAATATTTCCAGCATGCTGTGTTTCAGTACATTCATGGCTAAACCTCCTATAAAACCATCCAACATCAGTACTGGGAAGTTTGCACATATACTATATTACTGCACATTTATGTACAATGACCTAaggtattgtattgtatatagttttcttattgttttttctatttactGTATACTCTCCTTTaccagttttgttttgatatctTGTCAGGCTGACATGACCTGACCTCCTTTGAATTGTTCTTGACACTGCATCACCCCACAGGACAATGCTGCTTATGCCTTATTCACTCTGTTTAACTACCAAAGCTTACCGAGTACAgtaaatactttattttctccttcatacattacagacatttaaagtgtaaaagaaaaaacaagcataaaagtaataaaacttTTACTTACCAGGTATCCAAACTTAATGGTGGAGAGCCGGGCCTGGATGATGGACCACAAGCCCCAAAAGAAGTGGGATGCCAGGGAGAACCtacattcaaaaacacatggtcactttgttttctttttttttttttttacctttctaTTGtattgtcatgtcatgtcagttTACACCGTGTCCTACATCTGAGCTCACCTGTTCACCTCCACGTACAGCTCCTCCTTCACTTTCATTTGGTCCTCTTCACTCAGGTTATCAAACCCTTGGTCAGACTCACGCAGGTAGCTTTCAATGAAGTGGAGCTGTACAAAGACATGGCAAGTTTGCACCAGTCAGCAGTCGACAAgtaaaaccaaataaataagACGTTAGTGTATTAACATATCATACACACCTGCTGGGCCTTTGAAGGGTAGGCCTGAACATTAACTTTGAAGAAAGGAAACTCATCACAGTTGTAGTCGTACATCCATTCGCAGAAATGGTTGCCAATATCGAATCCCCTGCAAGGTTAACatatggagagagacagagaaacaattACAGACGATGACGGATGATGCctttacattaataaatactttGTTTGACATCTCATGGTGTCTATTGGGGTTTGTATTGCATTACTCAATGTGTCTTGTATTGTGTTCATGACCATGAAGGGCAAGTAGTCTATTTATAGAGATGATGATGTAtctgaatattatttatttgacttaGCCCTGCCCTACTCTGTGTGAGTATGTTTACTGTCCCATGTTAAAAGCCAAGCAAAGACACTGGCTATTGTGTCAGCCAGCTCAAGACATaccagtgtgtttatgtgtgtggctTTCACACCTAGTTAGTTATGACCGTTTCTTTAAAACCCTGCAGTGTCTCCATCTttcttggttttgtttgttcaggAGAACATCAGATCTTGTTTACTCACTACTTTTACAAACCAGCCCTGAAGCCTTTTGTGCTGTTCAGCGAATTGCAGTGAAGCCCTGTGTTTTATGGGTTAAAAGTAAGTAAACACAGCTGACACtgctgttttgtgaaatgttatgAAACAAttagggctgaacaattaattgaaatattattaaaatcacaatatggcgaagtgcaatatccaaattgcatGAACTGCAAtcttttgataaaggtaaaatgtgtcaacAACATACCATTATAAATGAAGCATTGTGGTGCTACAGAGATGCCCCGGCCTACAAATATTCTCCAGACATAAAGGAACATGGTTGTTTGGTACAGATCCCAGCAAaagtcacatcatcatcatttttatatatttttcagtgaaaattaaatgcaaaaattaccattCCCACTAAAATCTTGACTCAAATTGCAATAGCAATATCTGTATCGCATTGTTACACATCATTCTGCCCTAGACACAATATGTAAAAGCAGCAGAGTAGATTTGTTGAAACTATTTGTCAATTGATAGAGATTAATcaaattttgataattaattaaacacTTAAGTCAGTATTTGGACCAAATTGTTGCTAATTACGTAGCAGTCATGACGCAAAGACACTACATGAGGTAATTTGTCTCAATTTTGCCCAAGGGGGGCCCATGGTGTCAGACTCCAAAACCTTGGTCTAGACCAACGTGGCTGACCGACCTGCCAACATTGCTATCCCTACTAAAAACTAAGATCAAAATATATTCATACAGCAGGAGAGATGAGAAATTAAGATCTGTCTCTCATAAAAGcctgttattttctttcactaTAAGGAACTAGTTGAAAATTTTGAGTAACTACTCAATCTGTGATTTAAACCAGAAGGTGTATGTGGTACGTGGTAGGTGTATGTGGTCTTTTCCTAAAGTAGCACTTGCATGTTAATTCCCACGCTGTTATCAGGAACCAGGAACTGCCTCCAACACAAAACCTCCCACTGCTCTGAGGGAGTCTATAAACCAGACTCATCCACTTCTGTTTCCACATCTAGCTAATGTCGGTcaatgagaaaaaaatccacagtatgtgcgtttgtgtgtgtccatttgtGGGCATGTTCTTGTACATACATGACGGTACATGTGCTCACATGCTTGGTATGGGTGTGCAGTGGGTCATTTGTGTACAGAGGGTCACATGTTTGCTGTGTAACATGTGAGGAGACTTAAAGGGGCCATGCTGAAGGGAGCTGCAGGGGGGGTGggtaagagaaagagagagaccttTGTCTGAGATCAACTGTGAACCAATGCCAATGTGTTTTACACTGTTTTCCATAAATGAACCACTCAGGAATTCACACACCCAGGCACAAACATCTGGGTGTTGAAGTCACTCAGAGTTGCTGAAAATAAGCACTCCTTCAGATGCACAATCATTATTCTATTagattttattctattcttctTTTTATAGTCCTTTGTGAACAACTGTAGTGGAAATCCACCGCACCATCATCTCCATTAGTAACATTGACAGGCCTGGATAAGGTCTTTCCATTGCCTCCATCCTGTGTGTCCTCGTTGGCCTGCCAAATTCTCAGCTGCAGTGAATATTTTAACAGATGGAGGTGGCCCTGAATGATGACTGCTAGAAAGAAATGTTGATGGACCAGATACAAGCCAGGCTGCATTCTTTTCTCCTTTCGTTTACCCTTAgattttgctatttttctggCTCAATATCTGGAttactctgtctctcactctctctttcaaaTTTCAGCCTCTctcccctccaccctccacccaTCTCTTTCAACTGCAGAGCCAAGGTTATGAGGGATGAGGGACAGTGACGCAGAAGTTGCAGCTGAGGGAGATTTATCCGCAATGCCTGTCAGTCTGGACAGAGCGCTTGGATCAGAcactacttttttcttttttttgattAAACCATTAAACTTACTCAGAGTATGGAGCCCCAAattgttcaatattaaatacataaataagtaATTATGAAATAACTAATCACCTTAATAaagtgtgtaaaatatatatgaatgaaacaataatCGAtacaataatttaagaaatgattaaaactcaactcattatgaaatttattttataatttttattttcgtTTAACAGCCCCTGCCTCTTAAGCTAGCAAGCTCCTGTTAgccagagaaacacagaaactaacatctctttttatttatttagcttaacaAAGCTGCATATATGGAGTGTTTTAAGggccaaaacaaaataatataataataataatacaaatacatatgattatataaaatgaatgaataaataaataattctatAATTTAATGCTtagtaaatatataattatataataaaattattaaataaatgaatgaataaataattatagAATTTATTgcttaataaatatattatataataaaatgcttaaataaatgaataaataaataatgttcaGTCTCCTTGCTGGTTGTTTCTGCACAAAAAGGAAACACTTTAGGGTTCCATAATAAAGGTGTAGGGGCATGTTAGAGCTAGACCTTTCAGGTTGCAGATAGAAGCTGAAATCTAAGGGATCCAAGAGATTTTTTGTCATGCAAACTAAAAGGGAAATACCAACAGCACTAAAAATATCCCTTCTATTTACTGACGAACTGCATGAAAATTGAGTCTTACAATTCAGTTTGTCTGACAACATCATATAGTGTATTTTCTGCAAGAGCCCAGGGACAAAACGACGCCTTTGGGGAAAAACACCCAGACTGGCTTCCTTCCTTTTGTCTACTAGTTTCACTTCTCTATGTGATCATGTGGAggccatatatatattttacagcaCAAGATAAACATTTTCCAATTTCCCTTTAGCTGCTTGCTCTCTGAGTTCTGGTGACCACCATCAGTTTACTTGAATACTTACTGCTTCTTAAAgtaacttttcatttgtttttcacccAGAACACATGGCAGAGATGACAAATAACTTGCAGACACTAAAGACACTATTGTCACACTATTAAACCGATTGGGCTCAGAGGGCGTATAGAGAAATACCtgtttttgtaataataataataataataataataataataataactactttatttgtatagcactttttttaaaaacaatgtttacaaagtgctttacatacatTAAACCCCAAAGTAGCAATACAAGGCTGATTGCAAGTTTCCAGCATTGGCAAATAAATCTTAGTGGTACAAATATGCCAACAGAGTATGTAATGGGATGGTATGCTAAGCGTAAAAAGAACAATTTAGCTTAAAAATCTGTCAGAAATGTCCCTGTGATGTTTTTAAGAGCTAAGACTTAAAGAAAATAGCAGGCAATACTCTATATTTATGTgaatttcaacaaatcccatgacaGGACAAAACCCAAGAGTGTGTTAATAAGTCTCCATACTTCCCAATCGCCCAttcattcctactgaagacatacaAAACAggttgtaatatatatatatatatatatatatatatatatatatatatatatttttttttttaattacatgcTAAGTAATTTACTAAAACACCtgggtactgtagtttttagcaatcaaacaggagtaaatagtttGTTGGGAACTactttcagctgtggattaatacacattaaaTACTTGTGAGCACTAATGAgaatttccagcagcaggatgctGTATTTGGGACTGACTCAAAAtgaactacagtgcccatgttcactgtaataaaggaacatgtcacccagtgcaacagtgttgATATGTTCTaagtagtttttggacaacaaaggaggtctatggcacagaggaataagatatatcaggctttggatacacacacaatacttgtgaGTTGGATCAATTGATTGAAATCTGCGTTACAGTACTTTCTTACCTGTAATTGTAGCTGCTGTACTCAAAGTCAATGAGCATCAGCTTCTGTTTGTCTGAACTCTGGCGGCCCTTCAACAGCAGGACGTTTCCTGAAGGCAACACACACGTTATTTTTtatgaaagagaaaagcaaaTGTATAGCATATAGGGGCCATTGGCATCTATATGTTTTACCTTCTTGACAGTCGTTGTGGCAGAACACTACTGGAGAGTGTGTGGACTCCAGCAGGGACCtgaacatgcacaaaaaagtcAGAAGTCAGAGGATGATCAATCAGCAGGCTTTAAAGAGTTCAAGATAAACTGTGTGCATCTTCATATACTGACCATAATGATCCCTAAACATTATTAGGAAGCCAAATATTCTGGATATTACCAAGGAAGTTTCATCtctgtttcacttcattatttaacttattaaaacatttgcaaatacTAGGTATTCCCAGGTAGAAACGTTCCTAGGAATGCAAGCAAAAGTTCTTTAGAGATAACAGATGGTTCCTTTTGATTAATGGCTTACAACGTGAAGAGCAGCTTGAACAAACAAGTGGTTTGACCCCTTTACCTGGCTGTTTGGTTAACATTCACATATTCCTACTCATTCTGTACATTCTGTTGCATAGGCTTGACACAGAGAGCCGACAACAaaaggacagaagcagcgcaaccagaaatgacagcaaaacatgtctcagactcagcatagtttttttctgttatattcAACTTATGTgctatgaaaaaataaaatctctgtgtagggaaaaccctgctgtttattctggcatcatgttggctaaaatgttggtgcccttcttatccaaataaacacgcatgtaaacacatcGAGCAATATCGCACAATATGTCGACATAACCTCGATCATTTTTGCTGGCCtctatcgtgacaggcctactGTTGCGTAACACCAAGTTTGGAAACTTTCCATTCATGTGTCGTGTGTTATccactctgtactgtactggtgtgagtgtgtgagtgtgtgtgcgcatgcaggAACATACTTGAGCATATCCATCTCCTGTGGCAGGTTGTAGCCGAGCAGGCGGTTGAAGCGGCGCAGGTGGGACTCTCTGGTGAAGTTCAGCCTCATGACTTGGCTCAAGTACCTGGTGAGAATGTTACAAACACATTTAGTTAGTCTACCCTTTCCCTCAAAGAAATTTGTGTCCGATAAAGCAAAGTGACACACAGTGAAGTCAGGATCATGTGAATGATGACTCAATGATAAGCATGACGTCACATCTTGACAATCAATGAATGACAATCAGAGGTTATGAAGACCTCACTGCCACTATTGACACAAAACATTTGTGAGTGGATGTACATATCTTCTTCGTGTTGTTTGTCCGATGCAGTGGTCAGAAGCTCAGAAATATTATTCAGATCTGTACTCTCGTTTTCTCAAGAACTCGTATTTTTCAAAGaatgttttaacttttcttGTCAGTTACCTTAAAGAAAACATCCATACTAACTATTTCTGCAGTAGGTTGATTGAGTTGTCGGTTAACACAAATGAGTCAACAGTAATAGCTTTAGTTGAATCATCATTATCACATCATATCTTTTTTTATGATAACAACACAAAGGTATGACCATGTAGCTACAAGTGTGACTTGTATAAAAGCAGTTCATACTAACTCTACCGTGATGTCTAAGACATGACGAGGAGTAATTCACTAAAGTCATCTGAGGGACAACTGGCAGCATTCAGGAACCTCGATATAAATTAGGCTCTGTGTGGAGGCTAAActtcaacaaacacaacacatgcacacaccacacacatcaTCTACCTATATCctgtcacttgtggccacaaTGGTTGCTATTCAACGACGTTTAGCATACAACGAGATAAACTAAGCTGGGTGGATTGTTGCTAAACTAAGTGAAGAAGCCAAAAGGATTATTGATGACAAAAAGCGACACCTGCTATTtgaagtattttgtttttaaaaaggcttatctttctttctttcaaaaagTTACATTATGTCAGTTACATAGTTAGAAAAATGTATCTAACTGATGACATGCTA from the Siniperca chuatsi isolate FFG_IHB_CAS linkage group LG4, ASM2008510v1, whole genome shotgun sequence genome contains:
- the chka gene encoding choline kinase alpha isoform X2, whose translation is MKTKFINGVSSSPSMSLGLLVTENVLQVQPDTEEDCKELVHPDQPDLDTQRKAYLWCREFLHGAWKSLSEDDFHITIIRGGLSNKLFLCSLPDSLVTVGDEPRSILLRLYGAILQGAEAMVLESVMFAILAERELGPKLYGIFPQGRLEQYVPSRKLDTCELSDPSISAEVAEKMAKFHGMRMPFNKEPKWLFGTMDKYLSQVMRLNFTRESHLRRFNRLLGYNLPQEMDMLKSLLESTHSPVVFCHNDCQEGNVLLLKGRQSSDKQKLMLIDFEYSSYNYRGFDIGNHFCEWMYDYNCDEFPFFKVNVQAYPSKAQQLHFIESYLRESDQGFDNLSEEDQMKVKEELYVEVNRFSLASHFFWGLWSIIQARLSTIKFGYLEYALARFDAYFQQKKIWAV